The region GGCGAGGAGGGCCTTGTTGCTGAGGAGCATCTTCCAGGCCGGTTCGATCCACAGGGTGCTGCCCGTGCCGCCGCCGTTGTCCAGGGTGTCGAGGACGTGGCCGGCGAACTCGTCGGCGGTGAGCCACTCCCACGGGTAGAGCTTGAAGCAACTGCGGATGAACCGGAGTTGGTTGTCGACGAAACGGCCCGAGAGCGGGTCCCAGCCGATCTCCTCCATGGCGATCCACTCGGTGTCCAGCCCCGCCGTCTCCTTCAGATACGCGACGGTCATCAGGTCCTCGCCGATCTCGTCGGCGGCGGAGTGCGCGAAGTGGAGAGGGCTGCCGGGCGGAAGGAGGGCCGCCTGCTTCTTCCAGGCGGCGACGAGGCGTTCGTGGAGGGAGTTCCACTGGTCGGCGCCGGGGAAGCGGTCCTCCATCCAGAACCACTGTGGGGCGGCGGCCTCGACGAGGGAGGTGGGGGTGTCCGCGTTGTACTCGATGAGCTTCGCGGGGCCCGTCCCGTCGTAGCGGAGGTCGAACCTGCCGTAGACGGAGGGGAGTTCGGCCCGGCGGTGCCAGGCCTCGGCGACCGCTTCCGCGATGCGCGGGTCGGTGATGCCGAGGTCGGCGAAGCGGTTCGCGGTGACGATGTGGTCGGCCGCCGCGAGGCACATGGCGTGGAGTTCCTCGACGGTCTCCTCCAGCGCCTCCACCTCGGGGAGCGAGAAGACGTAGTACGCGCTCTCGTCCCAGTAGGGGCGCAGGGAGTCGTCGGGGATGGGGGTCCCCCCGGTCGAGCGAAGCCGAGACTGGGGGAGGGTGAGCGGGTAGATGAGCCCCTGCTCCTCGACGGTCCGCTGCCAGTCGGGGCGGGGCTCGATCGTGCGGCGCCGCATGTCGGGGCTCAGCCGCCCGAACTGCTGTCGCCGCCGCCGAAGCCGCCGCGGTGGACGCCGGTGCCGCTGCGGTCGTCGTCGCTGCTCCCGGAACCGCCGCCGCTCTCACCGGACTTGGTGAACGAGCCGCCCTTCACCCAGCCCGACTTCTTCTTGCCGCCGTAGTAGTGGGCGCCGTTGACGGCCGTGGTGGTCTTGCAGTTCTTCTCGGCGACGACCTTGTAACCCTTGGCGGCGCGGTAGCTGTCGCGGTCGACGCAGCGCTTGTCGGGGTCGTCGGAGGAGCAGGCGGTGAGGGCGGCGGCGAGCAGGCCCATGCCGCCGAGGACGACGGTTCCCGAGCGGAGCTGTCCGCGCGTTCTTCTGCTGGCGTCGGCCATGTCGTGTCTCCCCGTTGGCGTTTCGCAGTTTTTCGTGCAGTTTTCCGTGCAGTTTAAGGATCGTCCGAGGAGCATGTCGGCCTGCCCCCCTGCTCCTCCCGCCCGTACCTCTCCCGCCTAGAGTCACTTTGTGCTCTTTGGAATGGTGTGCGCGCTCAGCGCGGCGGTCTGCTTCGGTACGGCGACGGTGTTGCAGGCGGTGGCCGCGCGCGCGGCGACGGCCGGAACCGACCCGGCCGGGGGCGGTGGTCCGGGTGACGACGCGGCGTTGTTGCTGCGGGCGTTGCGGCAGTGGCGGTACATCGCCGGACTGGCCCTGGACGGGCTCGGCTTCGTCTTCCAGATCGCCGCCCTGCGGTCCCTTCCGATCTACGCCGTCGGCGCGGCGCTTGCCGCGAGTCTCGCCGTCACCGCGGTGGTCGCCGCCCGGCTGCTGCGTGTGCGTCTGAGCGGGGTGGAGTGGGCCTCGGTGGGGGTGGTGTGCGCCGGGCTGGGAATGCTGGGGCTGGCGTCGGGCACGGAGGGGGACCGTGCGGGGACGGACACGCTGAGGTACGCGATGCTCGCGACCGGCGTGGGCGTGCTGGTCCTGGGTCTGCTGGGCGGGAGGTTGCCGGAGCGGGGACGGGGGCTGGCGCTCGGGTTGGCGGCCGGGTTCGGGTTCGGGGTGGTCGAGGTGTCGGTGCGGCTCATCGATGACGTGTCGGTGGGGGCGCTGGTGAGCAACGCGGCGGTGTACGCGCTGGTGGTGGGAGGCGGGGCGGCGTTTCTGGCGCTCACGTCGGCGTTGCAGCGGGGGGCTGTGACCGTGCCGACGGCGGGGATGGTGATCGGGGAGACGATCGGGCCCGCGCTGATCGGGGTGGTGTGGCTGGGGGACCGTACCCGGGAGGGGCTGGGGTGGCTGGCGGTCGCGGGGTTCGCGGTCGCCGTGGTGGGGGCGTTGGCGTTGGCCCGGTTCGGTGAGGCGCCGGAATAGGTCACGCCCCCGGCGCCCTTACCCGTCCCGTCCCGTTCCTGGGGGCTGCGCCCCCAGACCCCCCACCGCGCTGAAGGCGCTTGTCCTCAAACTCCCCCAGAGGGGGACCCCCGGACGGGCTGAAGGGGTGGGCCGGCGGGGAGAAGGCCCGGTTCACCCCATCGCGCCGACCACCCCGTCCCACAACCGCACCCTCGCCTCCAGGGCGTCCGTCGCCGTCTCCGCCGCCTCCGCCCAGTGGGTGTCGCTCGTACCGCACAGGTCCGCGACCATCTGCATCGCCATGGGCGTGTGCTGCTCGCCGTCGACCTCGATGTGGCGGGAGAGGTAGTCGCGGAACAGGGGGAAGCTGTCGGTGCCCTCCTCCTTGATCACCTGGTCGAACATGTCCGGGATCAGATCCTCGCGGGAGAAGGCGAAGGCCGCGGCCCGGCAGTGCAGTGGACGGTCCTTGATGATCTCGAACGTGGCGCGGACGAACTCGGCTGCGGGAGCGGGGACTTGGGCGACCCGTAACGCCGAGTCCACGTCGTGCCCCTCCCCCACCAGGGCGATGAACGTGTCGATACGGGACGTGTCCGCCGTCGCCTCGCTCATGCCGGCCCGGTAGAGCTCGAAGTGGCTGGTGAAGCCGCCGTTCAGCTCGTCGCTCTCCTCCACGAGCACGATGTCGTTGATGAGGCGCCGGCTCACCTCCGACCCGCGCGGCACCCAGGGGACGTCGACACAGGTCAGCTCGCGCTGCAGCGACTTGAGCAGGGACATGAAGTCCCACACCGCGAAAACATGGTGTTCCATGAACGTCGCCAGGTGTTCCCTGGTGTTTATCAGCTGGTAAATCGGGTGAGCGGTCACTTCTTTACGCACCGGTTCGATCACGGACCGGGCCCGTTCGATTCCCTCGTGGGTCATATCCCAGTCGTACCTGGACATGAAATCTCCCTCGCGTCGGTCGAATGGCGATCGTGCAGCTATTCCACCCTCCTGGGCAAGCCCTTTCCTGAATTCCGGGAAAGTTACCCCGAGTATCACTGAAAGAACCCCGAAAGCCGCCCTAAAGCCTGATAAAAACCAACCTTCCGGACATCCGGGAGGAGATTTCGAAAATCTTCGTTGAATATTTGAGCGCGACCGGTTCCTGCTGCGTATACGACGGGGTGACCAGGAATCCCGTCACCGTCACGGTGGCGTATCAAGTGATCCCGGGCCGCGAGACCGAGTTCCACTCCTGGGGGTGGGCCGTGCTGCGTGCGAGTGCGCGTGAGCCGGGATTTCTAGGGGGTGGTGTGCTTGTCGACGGAGAGGCTGAGTGGCATGTGGTCTACCGCTTCGACAGCGAGAGTACGGCCCTGGCCTGGGAGAACTCCGCCAGTTGGGCTCAGTGGGGAGCCAGGGTCGAGGGGCTCGCCCGGGAGACCGGGCGTCGTAGCGTCCAGGGATCGAGGGTGTGGTTCGACTCCCAGGCCGACTCACCGCCGGCCGCCGCAGCGCCCACTCCACCGCGTCCCCCGGACAAGTGGAAGCTGTGGTTCGTGAATATGAGCGCGGTTTTTCCACCCGTGCTCATATTCAATCTGACCATTCTCCCGTTCCTCGGCGGCGTCAATCCGCTCATTCGCACTTTATTGCTCTGTCTGGCCGTGACGGCACTCGTCACCTGGATTCTCATGCCGCGCCTTCAGCGCTTTTTCAAGAAATGGCTGTATCCGCCGCTCCAGGCACTTCGTGGACGGCACAAACGGCGTACCGCCTGACGACGGCCTGAACGACGGCATGAACGATGCAAGGGAGGTGGGCGGGTGAAGACCCTGCTCATCGACAATTATGACTCGTACACGTACAACCTGTTCCAGCTGATCGCGGAGGTCAACGGCGAGGAGCCGTCGGTGATCCGCAACGACGCGCTGACCAGCAGAGTCGACAGTCTGCTGGAATTCGACAAGTTCGACAACGTGGTCGTCTCCCCGGGACCCGGGCACCCCGCCACCCCCCGCGATTTCGGGATCAGCGCACGTGTACTGGCCGAGTCCCGGATACCCGTCCTGGGCGTCTGCCTGGGCCATCAGGGCATCGCGCTCGGCGAGCGCGGCGGGATCGAGCCCGCCCCTGAGCCCCGCCACGGGTATCTCTCGACGATCCGGCACGACGAGCGGGACCTCTTCAAGGGCCTGCCGCAGAACTTCACCGCCGTGCGCTACCACTCCCTCGCCGTGCGCGAGCCGCTGCCCGACACCCTTGAGGCCACCGCCTGGGCCGAGGACGGCGTGCTGATGGGCCTGCGGCACCGAACGCGCCCCCTGTGGGGAGTGCAGTTCCACCCGGAGTCGGTCCTGACCGAGTACGGACGCCGCATGCTCATGAACTTCCGCAACCTCACGGCGGAACGCGCCCGCAAGCTCCGTGCCAAGAACACGGCCGTCACCCGTACCGCGGCCGCGATGCCCGAGTTCTCCTCCCCGGTGCTCGTCCCCCGGACCACCCGTGTTCCCGCCCAGCGCCGCTCCCCCCAGCAGCGTCCCACCCACCGTCTCCACACCCGCCGGATCGCCACCGCCGTGGACACGGAGGCCGCGTTCGGCCGGATGTACGCCGGCTCGCCGCGCGCGTTCTGGCTGGACAGTTCGCAGGTCGAGAAGGGGCGGTCACGGTTCTCGTTCTTCGGGGACGGGTCCGGCCCGCTCGCCGAGTTCGTGCGCTACGACGTCACGAGCGGCGTCTGTGAGATCGAGCGGGACGGACGGCCGACACGCAAGGTCAGGGCGAGCGTCTTCGACTACCTGAAGCGGCAGTTGACGAACCGTCATGTCGACGCCACCGGCCTGCCGTTCGACTTCACCGGCGGCTACGTCGGCTACTTCGGGTACGAGACGAAGGCCGACTGCGGAGCCTCGCCCAACGTCCACCGGGCCCAGACCCCGGACGCCTGCTGGCTGTTCGCCGACCGGCTGATCGCGGTCGACCACCAGGAGGGCTACACGTACGCGGTCTGTGTCGCCGAGGACACTCCGCAGGCCACACTGGAGGCCGCCGACTGGCTCGACAGCGCCTTGGCCCAGCTCTCCTTCGTGTCCGGGGAACAGCCGTCGCCGCCCGTACCGGCCGCCGAGCCGGACCTCGCCGCCGCCGAACCGTGGCTGGTGCGCGACCGGGCCACCTATCTCGCCGACATCGCGGCCTGCCGACGGGAGTTGACGGCCGGCACGAGTTACGAGGTCTGTCTGACCAACGCCGCGCGGATGCCGGCCCCGCGGGACGCGTACGACTACTACCGGGTCCTGCGCCGGGTCAACCCGGCTCCGTACTCGGCCTTCCTTCGGTTCGGGGACCTCGATGTGGCCGGCTCCTCCCCCGAGCGGTTCCTGCGGATCACCCGGGACGGCATGGCCGAGGCAAGGCCCATCAAGGGCACCGCCCCGCGCGGCCACGAACCGGCGGAGGACGACCGGCTCCGCGACTCGCTCGCCGCCGACGACAAGACGCGCGCCGAGAACCTGATGATCGTCGACCTGCTCCGCAACGACCTGGGCCAGGTCTGCCGCACCGGCACGGTCCGTGTCTCCCGGCTCATGGTCGCCGAGACGTACGCCACCGTGCACCAGCTCGTCTCCTACGTCGAGGGACGGCTGCGTGAGGGCACCGGCGCGGTCGACGCGGTCCGCGCCTGCTTCCCCGGCGGCTCCATGACCGGCGCGCCCAAGCTCCGCACGATGGAGATCATCGACTCGCTGGAGACCGAGGCCCGTGGCGTGTACTCGGGGGCCCTCGGCTATCTGGGATGCAGCGGCGGCGCCGATCTCAGCATCGTCATCCGGACTGCCGTGATCGCCGGCGACGAGATGCAGTTGGGCGCGGGCGGCGCGATCGTCCTCGGCTCGGACCCGGTCGCGGAGTACGACGAGATGCTGCTGAAGACGGCCGCACAGATGCGCGCCTACGAGGAGTACCAGCAGCGGCACGAGGGCGACCGGGCGCATGAGAAGTATCCGGAGCACCAGAAGTACCAGAGGTATTCGGAGTACCCGGAGTACGAGCGGTCCTCGTCGCTGTCGGCCGCCGCCGAGGAGGCCGCCCGATGACGACGCACCCGTCCACCACCACCGCTCCCCCCGCGCCCACATCCCTGTCCGCGCCCTTACCCCCCGATGCCGGCGCCCCCGGCAACCTCGCCGCCCATCTCGTCGCCCTCGCCGAGGGGCGCGGCTGGAGTGACCGGCCCGCCTTCCACCAGAGCCAGCAGGGGCACAGGTCCTGGACGCACGGGGAGGTGCACGACCTGGCCGCCCGTACGGCGACGGTGCTCGCCCGGCACGGGGTGGGCGCCGGCGACCGGGTGGTCCTCGCGCTGCCCGACGGCATCACCTGGGTGACCGCCTTCCTCGCCTTGGCCCGGCTCGGTGCCGTGGCCGTCCTGGTCAACCCCGAACTCCCGCCCACCGACCACGCGTTCATGACCGAGGACGCCGAGGCCGTGCTGTGCGTGACCGGACCGGGGCTGGAGGAGGCCGCCGGAGACGCGGGACGTTTCGCGGGCCGGCCCCTCCTCGGCGCCGACCAGCTCACCGCCCTCGCCCCCACCGCCGAACCGGCCACCGACGCCCACCCGGTGGACGCGCACACTCCCCTGTACGTGCAGTACACGTCCGGAACCACCGGGCGTCCCAAGGGAGTTGTGCACTGTCATGGCGACCCGAAGACCTACCACGACCTCATCGGGCACCGTCTGCTGCGGATAACCCAGGACGACGTCACCCTCTCCGTCTCCAAGCTGTACTTCGCCTACGGCTTCGGCAACGCCTTCGTCTTCCCGCTCTTCTCCGGCTCGTCGGCCGTCCTGGTCGACCGGCGTCCGGCCCCGGCCGCCGTCGACGAACTCGTGGCCCGGCACCGGGTGACGCTGCTCTACTCCGTGCCGTCCGCCTACGCGGCCCTGGTCGCCGACCGGGGCAACGGCCACCAGGCCTGCTTCGCCTCCGTACGGGCCGCCGTATCGGCCGGTGAGGGGCTGCCGGACGGGCTCGGGCAGCAGGTCGGTGAGCTGCTCGGCGCGCCGGTGCTGCAGCAGATCGGCTCGACGGAGGCCGGACACGCCTTCTGCGCCAACAGCCTCGACCACAACCACCCCGGCACGGTCGGTCGTCCCGTCCCCGGGTTCGAGGTCGAACTGCGGGACCGTGCCGGGCTTCCGTTGTCCGACGCCGAGGCCGCCGACGGAGGTGAGGGCGAACTCTGGGTGCGGGGACCCACGTTGACGAGCGGGTACCTCAACCGGCCCGACGAGAACGCCCGTTCACTGGTCGGCGGCTGGCTGGCGACCCGGGACCGGGCGGTGCGTGAACCGGACGGCAGCTACCGGCATCTGGGCCGCGCCGACGACATGGAGATGGTCGGCGGCATCACGATCTCGCCGCTGGAGGTGGAGGCCGTACTGCGCACCCACCCGGCGGTGCGGGAGATCGCCGTCGCCGCACTCACCGACGAGCGGGGCTTCAGCAGACTGCGTGCCTTCGTCGTCCCCGTCGGCCCGGCCAGGGCAGGGCTGGAGACCGAACTGATCGAGCTCGCCCGCGCCCGTCTCGCCGCTTTCAAGGTCCCCCGGAGCGTCAGCTTCGTCCCGTCGCTGCCTCGCACCTCGACGGGGAAGCTCCGCCGCCATCTGGTCCGCCAGGGCGCCTGGTGAACACGGGGACCGCCGCGACCACCAGCCGTACTTCAGAAGGGAACGGGCGCATGCCACAGCCGCAGCCCCTGCTCGCCGACCGCGGTTTCTATCTGGGCCCGATGTTCCGGCGGGCCGCCGACCGCCACGGAGCCGTCTTCGTCACCCTGGACCGTCCGCTCGACGTCAGCCCCGACCTCGGAGTCGATCTCAACTACACCCAACTGGCCGATGTGATCGAGGAGTTGTCGGCCCGGTTGTGGGCGGCCGGGGTGCGACCCTCGGAGCAGGTGGTCGTCCACAAGACGGACAACGTCGACATCGTGCTGCTGACCTGCGCCGTCTCCCGTATCGGCGCGGTCCCCGTGCTGCTCTCCCCCGGCCTCGCCGGACCGGTCGTCGGCCAGCTGCTGGCCCGTCTGCACCGCCCCTGGTTGCTCACCGACAGCGCCAAACTCACCGGCCCGCTGCGCGAGTTGGACATCTCCCCGCTGGTACGCCGGACTCTCGCCGTGAACGCCGACGCCGGCGCCGACGCGCCCGACGCCGAGCCGCTGGCGATGTACGCGGGTGCCGAACCCGCCGCCCCGGTCCGCCTCCACCCTCGCGAACCCGCCCTGATCACCCACAGCTCGGGCACCACCGGCATCCCCAAGCTCGCCGTGCACTGCGCGAACACCATGTGGAACCGTCTCGTACCGCAGCAGGCGATGGGCTGGCCCACACGCGGTGAGACGGCCGCGCTGCACATGTCGTTCGTGCACTCGCGCTTCTACCATCTCCTCGGCGTGCTCCTGCACTTCGGCAGCCCACTGCTCCTGATCACCGACCCGACCCCGGCCGCCGTGGGCCCGCTGCTCGCCCGCCACCGCCCGGGGATCGTCGAGACGCACCCCAACACCTTCGTCCTGTGGGAGGAGTTGGCGGACGCGCCGGGCCAACCCCTTTCGCGCGTACGGTCGTACGGCTCGACGTTCGACGCGATCCACCCCCGGACCGTACGACGATTGCTGAACGCCTCGAAGCGCCGTAGCCCCTGGCTGATCCAGCTGTACGGGCAGAGCGAGACCGGGCCCGTCGCCTTCCAGTGGTTCACCCGGCGCAGTGTCGCGAAGATGGACGGCCGCCGGGTCGGGATCGGGATACCCGGCTTCACCCGGGTCCGGGTCACGGACGACGACGGCAGGCCCGCCGCGCCCGGAAAGCCGGGGCGCATCGAGGCCCGTACACGCGGACGCATCCTCACCTACCTCGGGGCACGCGAGCAGTACCAGCGCCAGCTCGACGGCGGGGGATGGTGGCAGATGGGCGACATGGGCTACCGGAGCAGGCTCGGCGCGCTGTATCTCATCGACCGCGAGGTCGACCAGATCGACTCCGTGCACAGCAACCTGGAGGTCGAGGACACGCTGATGGACCGGCTGGAGGAGCTGCGCGAGGTCGTCATCGTGCCGGGCGCCGACCGTGAGCCGGTGCCCGTGGTCTGCGTACGGGACGAGCTGCCGTTGGACCCGGACCGCTGGCGCCAGGCGACCGCCGATCTGCCGACGATGGCCGAGCCCCGGCAGTGGCGGTTCGAGGAGCTGCCGATGACGGCGACGTGGAAGGTGAAACGGGTGGAGATCACCCGCATGCTGGCCGAGGGCGCGCGCGCATGACCTCCTCGGAGCAGGTGACGGGGCGGGTGACGGGGCAGGTACTGGTCGTCGGGGCAGGTCCCGTCGGTCTGTCCGCCGCCCTCGGGCTGCGCGCCCACGGACTGCCCGTCGTCGTCCTGGAGGCGGACCCCGAGGACCGTCAACGCCCGGGCAGCCGCGCCCTGTTCGTGCACCGCGAGACCCTGCGCCTGCTGGACGGGATGCGCCCGGGCCTGGCCGCCGAGTTCGCGTCGTACGGACGTACGTGGCACACCCGGCGCACGCTGTACCGGGGCCGCGAGGTCTACTCCCGCACCTTCCCCGAGCAGCCGAAGGCGTCCGCGACCACCCCGCCCTTCACCAGCCTGCGCCAGGTGGACACCGAGCGCTTCCTGCGCGCCGCCTGCCGGGACGCGGGCGTTCGGTTCGCGTGGGGCGTACGGGTGACGGGCGTGCGGTCCTCGCCGACCGGGGTCACCCTCACCGACTCCGACGGCGGCGTCTGGCACGGCACTTACGTCGTGGCGGCCGACGGCGCCCGTTCCGCCGTACGGGCGGAGCTGGGGATCACCATGGAGGGGACGCGCTCGGAGGGGTTCCATGTGGTCGTGGACGTCGCCGACATCCCCGGCGCCGAACTCCCCCTGGAGCGCGTCTTCCACTACGAACACCCGGGCGCGGGCGGCCGAAGCGTGATGCGGGTGCCGTTCACCGGCGGCTTCCAGGTCGACCTCCAGTGTCGCGACGACGACCCGCAGGAGGCGTACGGCACGGAGGAGGCCGTACGGAACTGGCTGCCGGGGGTGCTGGAGGCGCCCGGGTACGGGAACCAGATCCTGTGGGTGTCGACGTACCGCTTCCTGCGCAAGGTCGCGGACGCCTTCACCGACCGGCACCGGCGGGTACTGCTCGTCGGTGAGGCGGCGCATCTGTTCCCGCCGTTCGGGGCGCGCGGGATGAACAGCGGGATCGCGGACGCGGCCGCAGCGGCGGAGGCGATCGCGGCGGTGGCCAGGACGGGGCTGGTGGGAGCTGTCGCCGAGTTCGCCGAAGTACGGCATGCGGCGGCCGTGTTCAACAGCGCCGCCGCCGGCAACGCGCTGGACCACCTGCGGCCACGGCGCCGGATCGTCCGGGCCAAGCAGCGCGCGGCGGCGGCCCTCGCCCCGGTGCTGCCGTGGTGCGGATCGTGGCTGGAGCACGCACCCTACGGCCCCCGGACCGGGGCACCGGCGGTGGCGGGCCGCAAGTACTGACCGAGGTATCAGACGTACCAGCGGTATCAAGGAAGAGCACTCGATGACGCGAACAGCAACACAAGCGGCGCCCACGGAAGGGCGGTTGGCGTGGTCGCCGCGCCGGGGTCTGACCGGGGCGGACTCCGTCGGTTCCGTGCCGACGCTCGGTGAGCGACTGGCGGTCGCCGACTCATGGCTGCTGCGCGACGGCCGGGTACGCGCCCTGGGCAGGCACCGGGAGCGTTTCCTGCGGGCGTGCGGCGACTCCGGTGGCCCCTCGCCGCGCCAACTGGTGGACTTCTGGCGGGACATGGCCGACGCGCTGCCCCGCGCCGGGGAGTGGTTTCCCCGGGTGGAACTGGGCGCCGAATCACGGGAGTTGAGGCTCCTGCTCCGGCACGCTCCGCAGCTCGGCACGGGCGTACGGGTCTGGGCGGCGGGCCAGACCGACCCGCGTACCGTCCCTCGCCGCAAGGGGCCCGACCTGGACATCCTGGGCCGGGTCCGGCAGCGGGCGTCCACCGAGGGCGCCGACGAGGCGGTGCTGATCACGCCGTCGGGCGTGGTCCTGGAGGGCGCCACCTCCAGCCTCCTGTGGTGGGAGGACGACACCCTGTGTCTGCCCTCGCCGCAACTCCCCGTCCTGGCCGGAGTCACGGCCGCCCTCATCCAGGAGCGGGCCCAGCGCACCGGCGTCCGCGTCGCCCACCGCGAACGCACCCTCGCCGACCTGGAGGACCGCGAGGTGTGGCTGGTGAACGCCCTGCACGGAATCCGCCCGGTGACGGAATGGACGGGCGGAACGAAACCGATTCTGCGAGCGGGCCGCGCGATACGGGCGACCGAATGGCGACAATGGCTGGAAAGCCTCATGGAGCCGCTGGAGTAAACCTGCGACAAGCAAGGGAAAAAGACAGGGCAGGACGATCCGAAATCGCCCTGCCCTGATTTTCCATTTCCAATTTCAGCAATTTCAGCCGGTCTTCTGCACCGGCTGATAACCACCGGGAACCATGCGTGTCGCGATGGCGATCCGGTTGTACGCGTTGATGACGGTGGCCACCCAGATCAGCGCGGCGACCTGCGCCTCGTCGAAGACGGCGGCGGCCTCGGCGTACACGTCGTCGGGGACGTGCCCGTCGTGCACCAGGGTCACGGCCTCGGTCAACGCCAGTGCGGCGCGCTCCCGTTCGGTGAAGAAGGGGGTCTCCCGCCAGGCGTTCAGGGCGTAGATCCGCTGCTCGGTCTCACCCTGGGCACGGGCGTCCTTGGTGTGCATGTCGAGGCAGAAGGCGCAGCCGTTGAGCTGGGAGGCGCGAATCCGGATCAGCTCCAGGATTTCGGGTTCGACCTTGGCATCCTGCGCGGCGGATACAGCGGCGCCATGCAGGGCGCCCATGGAGGCGGAGACGTCGGGGGTGATTTTCTTCAGGGCGACACGGGATACGGATTCAGTGGTGGTCATGGGATTACTGTAACCGTTGACGAGGACCCCGGGATCGTGAATTCGACGACACAGGGAGACACCTCGGAATATCCGCCGCCTTGGGGCTCCAGGACCGCGTAGTCCGCGAACGTACGCCGGTACCGGGTGTGCCGCGTGTCCTGCGTGTGCCTGCGCTGCCACTCCTCCACGTCGGCCGGGCCCTGTCGTACGCCGGACTCGGCCCCGCAGTCGCTCTCCTCGCCCGACACACAGCGCGCCGCGTACTCCGGTTCGGCGGTGGGGTCCTGGACGATCAGGTAGGGCACGTAGCGGAACACCCGGCGGGTCATGCGCCGTGGTCCCGGAGCTGATGGGAGCGGAGCAGTACGTTCGCGTCCGTCTCCCCGCTCCAGTCGAACCCGGCGCGGGCGGTGGCGCGTCGGTCACCGAGTCCGGCGCACTCCGTACAACCGGGGACCGGCACCGGCGGGTGGCACACCTCGCGGCTCGGGCCGTTCACCGGTTCCGCCCGGTTGCGCACGGCCTGGTCGTTCACCGCCCGCACCTTGGCGCTCAGTTGCTCGGCGGGAGTCGCGGGGCGTACGTCCGCCGGAACCGCCTCCCATTCCCGGCCGCCGCCGAGCGGGCGGAGCAGCAGATAGGGACCGACCTTCGCCCGGTACTCCCCGACCTTCTCCGACTCCACGTCGAACAGGACCGCTCCGGCCTCCGGGGCCGTACCCGCACACTTGTCTGTCTCCACGCGCTTCTCCACGTCGATGTGTTCCTGTGCCCCTTTGGGGTGGGCAACTACCGGTTGTGGAGACAGCGTTGCGCTCCGTTGGGTAGCTTCACCAGGGAGAACGCCATGACCTGACCGAGGTCATGGGAGGTCGCCATGACCGCCTCCCGGTCATGACGGAGGAGGTTTGCGCATGACCGTCGAGACCGACACCGCACCCGACCCCACGAAGTCCCTCCTGGCCTTCTTCGGCACGGAGTTGACCCGCCTCCGCACAAATGCGGGGTTGTCCCAGGAGCAGACGGCACGTCTCGCCCA is a window of Streptomyces sp. B21-083 DNA encoding:
- a CDS encoding FAD-dependent monooxygenase, encoding MTSSEQVTGRVTGQVLVVGAGPVGLSAALGLRAHGLPVVVLEADPEDRQRPGSRALFVHRETLRLLDGMRPGLAAEFASYGRTWHTRRTLYRGREVYSRTFPEQPKASATTPPFTSLRQVDTERFLRAACRDAGVRFAWGVRVTGVRSSPTGVTLTDSDGGVWHGTYVVAADGARSAVRAELGITMEGTRSEGFHVVVDVADIPGAELPLERVFHYEHPGAGGRSVMRVPFTGGFQVDLQCRDDDPQEAYGTEEAVRNWLPGVLEAPGYGNQILWVSTYRFLRKVADAFTDRHRRVLLVGEAAHLFPPFGARGMNSGIADAAAAAEAIAAVARTGLVGAVAEFAEVRHAAAVFNSAAAGNALDHLRPRRRIVRAKQRAAAALAPVLPWCGSWLEHAPYGPRTGAPAVAGRKY
- a CDS encoding aminotransferase class IV, yielding MTRTATQAAPTEGRLAWSPRRGLTGADSVGSVPTLGERLAVADSWLLRDGRVRALGRHRERFLRACGDSGGPSPRQLVDFWRDMADALPRAGEWFPRVELGAESRELRLLLRHAPQLGTGVRVWAAGQTDPRTVPRRKGPDLDILGRVRQRASTEGADEAVLITPSGVVLEGATSSLLWWEDDTLCLPSPQLPVLAGVTAALIQERAQRTGVRVAHRERTLADLEDREVWLVNALHGIRPVTEWTGGTKPILRAGRAIRATEWRQWLESLMEPLE
- a CDS encoding carboxymuconolactone decarboxylase family protein — protein: MTTTESVSRVALKKITPDVSASMGALHGAAVSAAQDAKVEPEILELIRIRASQLNGCAFCLDMHTKDARAQGETEQRIYALNAWRETPFFTERERAALALTEAVTLVHDGHVPDDVYAEAAAVFDEAQVAALIWVATVINAYNRIAIATRMVPGGYQPVQKTG
- a CDS encoding DUF7848 domain-containing protein, which translates into the protein MTRRVFRYVPYLIVQDPTAEPEYAARCVSGEESDCGAESGVRQGPADVEEWQRRHTQDTRHTRYRRTFADYAVLEPQGGGYSEVSPCVVEFTIPGSSSTVTVIP